The proteins below are encoded in one region of Engystomops pustulosus chromosome 8, aEngPut4.maternal, whole genome shotgun sequence:
- the LOC140075866 gene encoding zymogen granule membrane protein 16-like — protein MMGVTGTDLQTDPSSRCGPVTPPALLCAPCTMLALLCLCLLMGSSGGSSVQSRMSSFVGEYGAGGGSAFSFSSEQLNGPITGLRVREDYNHIRGIQFQYGGTWGPYYGDTSGKPLEILLLRGENITQVSGKVASYVNELIFVTSRGRILKFGQPSGSCFNDFPLYEGTVLRYVSGRYSSVIHSIGFHWGLNPGCTHCKEGSK, from the exons TTCTAGGTGTGGTCCAGTGACTCCCCCAGCTTTGCTCTGCGCTCCCTGCACAATGTTGGCTCTGCTATGTCTGTGTCTGCTCATGGGCTCCTCGGGGGGCTCTAGTG tgCAGTCGCGCATGTCTTCCTTTGTGGGGGAATACGGCGCAGGAGGGGGCAGCGCGTTCTCATTCTCATCCGAGCAGCTGAATGGTCCCATAACAGGACTGCGAGTGCGGGAGGACTACAACCACATCAGAGG GATCCAGTTCCAGTATGGCGGCACCTGGGGACCCTATTACGGGGACACATCAGGAAAGCCCCTAGAGATCCTCCTGCTGCGGGGGGAGAACATCACCCAGGTGTCGGGGAAGGTGGCCTCCTATGTCAATGAGCTGATCTTTGTCACCAGTCGGGGGAGGATCCTGAAGTTCGGGCAGCCCTCGGGGAGCTGCTTCAATGATTTCCCCCTGTACGAGGGCACCGTCCTGCGCTACGTGAGCGGCCGCTACTCATCCGTTATTCACAGCATCGGATTCCACTGGGGACTCAACCCGGGCTGCACCCACTGCAAGGAAGGGTCCAAATGA